One Streptomyces sp. NBC_01217 genomic region harbors:
- a CDS encoding ATP-binding protein, which translates to MTLSSKIALSLGALSLFLAVWALLLARSRRKHVRRSRDLSAEVQAANSRVQAAEGRARAEVQNRQTAESRTEKANTREAELLDEVRHLASERLPALALHLISSHHPVPGLLHKDLAGSEAAQLLDALPEVVSGIVLKERRRIDAAARAALRGATQESQALSYRLQTNIVGLQHEFSAPPSLTQSLLESDHLNEQNLRLTQRSAIVCGGWPGHVRKDTYVSEVVSGASSRLRGFDRINIVSRLGLSNIGVVGRAAEPVAVVCAELMANALEHSRDDLMVDVSLFQTGNGSVCITIDDAGKGMTSEALTRGRGLISGEQQEVMLLELGDPPSMGFAAIGRLVADYGLHVSIDTSSPYGGVRAVVSVPENLLTSIDEDATPPSVMAPQPAVAPQAHKRPPTVDAPAHSSAPAGAEELPQRRRRLSATAIHDDDAVVAPRPLDPEDTGALWSDFQSGLTSGRSVTDSE; encoded by the coding sequence GTGACGTTGTCCTCAAAAATCGCCCTTTCGCTCGGCGCCTTGTCCCTCTTCCTGGCAGTCTGGGCGCTGCTCCTGGCGCGCTCGCGCCGCAAACACGTACGACGAAGCAGGGATCTGTCCGCGGAGGTGCAGGCCGCCAATTCCCGTGTGCAGGCCGCCGAGGGCCGCGCCCGAGCCGAGGTGCAGAACAGGCAGACCGCGGAGTCCCGCACGGAGAAAGCCAACACCCGGGAGGCGGAGCTTCTCGACGAGGTGCGTCACCTCGCCTCCGAGCGGCTTCCCGCTCTCGCACTGCACCTGATCAGCTCTCATCACCCCGTTCCCGGACTGCTCCACAAGGATCTCGCGGGGTCCGAGGCCGCGCAGCTCCTTGACGCCCTGCCCGAAGTTGTTTCTGGCATCGTCCTCAAGGAAAGGCGCCGCATCGACGCCGCTGCTCGGGCTGCCCTGCGCGGCGCGACTCAGGAGTCCCAGGCCCTTTCCTACCGTCTGCAGACCAATATCGTCGGTCTGCAGCACGAGTTCAGCGCGCCGCCCAGTCTGACGCAGAGCCTGCTCGAGTCCGACCACCTCAATGAGCAGAACCTGCGCCTCACGCAGAGATCCGCCATCGTGTGCGGAGGATGGCCGGGGCACGTCCGCAAGGACACCTATGTGAGCGAGGTCGTCAGTGGCGCCTCCTCCCGGCTGCGCGGCTTTGACCGCATCAACATTGTTTCCCGGCTGGGACTTTCCAACATCGGCGTGGTCGGGCGCGCGGCCGAGCCCGTTGCCGTGGTCTGCGCCGAGCTGATGGCCAACGCGCTGGAGCACTCCCGTGACGACCTCATGGTGGACGTCAGCCTGTTCCAGACCGGCAACGGCAGTGTGTGCATCACGATCGACGACGCCGGCAAGGGCATGACCTCGGAAGCGCTCACCCGCGGCCGAGGTCTGATATCGGGTGAGCAGCAGGAGGTGATGCTCCTTGAGCTCGGTGACCCGCCGTCCATGGGATTCGCCGCCATCGGCCGCCTTGTGGCCGACTACGGCCTCCACGTCTCCATCGACACTTCCTCTCCCTATGGCGGGGTGCGCGCTGTGGTGTCAGTTCCCGAGAACCTTCTGACCTCGATCGACGAAGACGCCACGCCTCCGTCGGTGATGGCTCCTCAACCCGCCGTGGCGCCTCAGGCCCACAAGCGTCCCCCCACCGTCGACGCGCCCGCACACTCCTCCGCGCCGGCCGGTGCGGAGGAGCTGCCGCAGCGCCGTCGTCGTCTCTCGGCGACAGCCATCCATGATGATGACGCCGTAGTAGCGCCCCGCCCCTTGGACCCGGAGGACACCGGCGCCCTCTGGAGCGATTTCCAAAGTGGCCTCACCAGCGGCCGGTCCGTCACCGATTCGGAGTAA
- a CDS encoding roadblock/LC7 domain-containing protein: MSEAHEETGPSAWVLKPITEIRGVRHALTMTLDGMVQVISENLTKDEADGIGAMTAALHSASRAATNAVLGAPPSTPLTTVTSHNDRGTYMVMPVGEGTNTLIAAAGDEDMPMGVVAATMARQAMKLGEQIMSVPARTSDGAS, encoded by the coding sequence ATGTCTGAAGCCCACGAAGAGACCGGTCCGTCCGCCTGGGTCCTGAAGCCCATCACCGAAATCCGTGGTGTCCGGCACGCTCTGACCATGACTCTCGACGGGATGGTCCAGGTCATCTCCGAGAACCTGACCAAGGACGAGGCAGACGGCATCGGTGCGATGACCGCCGCGCTGCACTCCGCCTCTCGCGCCGCCACCAACGCCGTTCTGGGAGCGCCTCCAAGCACTCCGCTCACGACCGTCACCTCACACAACGACCGGGGCACCTACATGGTCATGCCGGTCGGCGAAGGAACCAACACCCTGATCGCAGCAGCGGGCGATGAGGACATGCCCATGGGGGTGGTCGCGGCCACGATGGCCCGCCAGGCAATGAAACTCGGGGAACAGATCATGTCCGTTCCCGCCCGTACCAGCGACGGGGCGTCATGA
- a CDS encoding DUF742 domain-containing protein codes for MSRGQEQRRLLPAYLATGTSPGAGLSGTLDSLAALRASGLPLARYHTAVHQRVVELLTDGSLTVVELAGYLGLPVSVTLVLAEQLVSDGQLKASVPIPDALRASNDGRPSKDVLEEVLSGLRALLAA; via the coding sequence ATGAGCCGCGGCCAGGAACAGCGACGGCTGCTTCCGGCCTATCTTGCGACCGGAACCAGCCCCGGTGCCGGCCTCTCGGGCACCCTCGATTCGCTGGCCGCTCTGCGTGCCAGTGGTCTGCCCCTGGCCAGGTACCACACGGCGGTGCACCAGCGCGTGGTCGAGCTGCTCACCGACGGGTCTCTCACCGTCGTCGAGCTGGCCGGCTATCTCGGCCTCCCGGTCAGCGTCACCCTGGTGCTCGCCGAACAACTTGTCAGTGACGGTCAGTTAAAGGCCAGCGTTCCGATTCCGGACGCTCTGCGCGCGTCGAACGATGGCCGACCGTCGAAAGATGTCCTGGAAGAGGTTCTGAGTGGACTCCGCGCTCTCCTTGCCGCCTAG
- a CDS encoding GTP-binding protein → MDSALSLPPSSPPVYLPEGEHRRIKILVAGPLGIGKTTVVKSLSQIPTLHTDEVMTNAAVATDDLSHDVLRDKSTTTVAIDFGRLTLPGDKIVLYLYGTPGQRRFLPLWEGIAFGALGALVLVDTRRLKDSWEVMELIEERGLPYAVAVNIFPDSPKYDLALIRSKLDLAPETPLVTCDAREKNSGLNALIQLTAHSISVAGVEAS, encoded by the coding sequence GTGGACTCCGCGCTCTCCTTGCCGCCTAGCTCGCCCCCTGTCTACCTGCCTGAGGGAGAACACCGAAGGATCAAGATCCTTGTTGCCGGCCCGCTGGGCATCGGCAAGACGACTGTGGTCAAGTCGCTGTCGCAGATTCCGACACTGCACACCGACGAGGTCATGACGAACGCGGCGGTCGCTACCGACGACCTCAGCCACGATGTCCTGCGTGACAAATCCACCACCACGGTCGCCATCGACTTCGGCCGTCTGACCCTGCCCGGCGACAAGATCGTTCTGTACCTGTACGGAACTCCCGGGCAGCGCCGCTTCCTTCCTCTGTGGGAAGGCATCGCGTTCGGAGCACTCGGTGCCCTCGTCCTGGTCGACACCCGGCGGCTCAAGGACTCCTGGGAGGTGATGGAACTCATCGAGGAGCGCGGTTTGCCGTACGCCGTCGCTGTCAATATCTTCCCTGACTCACCCAAATACGATCTGGCGCTCATCCGTTCGAAGCTCGACCTCGCCCCAGAGACCCCACTGGTCACCTGTGACGCACGAGAGAAGAACAGCGGCCTCAACGCCCTCATCCAACTGACCGCCCATTCCATATCCGTTGCCGGAGTCGAAGCCTCGTGA
- a CDS encoding cytochrome P450, which yields MTLTPAEAPVSLHGAEHAANPQRSYELLRRQGPVGVAEVAPGLMVHLVTDYRAALDLLQDADTWTKDTRDWLPQVPEDSPIRPLVEWRPSLFFADGEAHAHLRRVITDSFGLLDPHDVRVLTFRYADTLLQEFADTGTVDLVRQYAQQLPLMVFNALFGMPDEEGPRLVWALEAMMDSDPEKQAAGGQSFGAYLETLYGTKAAQRGHDLTSWFIDHPNGLSQEEAVNQILITLGAGNEPLGNLIANTLVRMLSDDRYFGTLTTGSLPIQHAIDDALWHDAPLANYSVHFPKKDVTFHGARIPAGSPVMVSYAAANTCPHSGMPADGYRSGNKAHLAFAAGPHECPARDVATLIATAAIERLLTYLPDIELDIPAEKLTYRPGAVHRTLTALPARFTPLTPDANGATPWSRSPSHPERDALFSPTSGSTKA from the coding sequence GTGACGCTCACACCAGCCGAAGCCCCCGTGTCCCTGCACGGGGCCGAACACGCCGCCAACCCTCAGCGCAGCTATGAACTGCTGCGCAGACAGGGGCCGGTCGGCGTAGCCGAGGTGGCCCCCGGCCTCATGGTCCACCTGGTCACCGATTACCGGGCCGCCCTCGACCTCCTGCAGGACGCCGACACGTGGACCAAGGACACCCGGGACTGGCTGCCGCAGGTGCCGGAGGACAGCCCTATCCGTCCCCTGGTCGAGTGGCGGCCGAGCCTGTTCTTCGCCGACGGCGAGGCACACGCGCACCTGCGACGTGTCATCACGGACAGCTTCGGTCTTCTGGACCCCCATGATGTGCGTGTCCTGACATTCCGCTACGCCGACACACTTCTCCAGGAATTCGCTGATACCGGAACGGTCGACCTCGTCCGCCAGTACGCGCAGCAGCTGCCCCTGATGGTCTTCAACGCTCTGTTCGGCATGCCGGACGAGGAGGGCCCGCGGCTTGTGTGGGCGCTCGAGGCGATGATGGACAGTGATCCGGAGAAGCAGGCAGCGGGCGGGCAGTCGTTCGGCGCCTACCTCGAAACCCTCTACGGGACCAAGGCGGCGCAGCGAGGCCACGACCTGACCTCCTGGTTCATCGATCATCCCAATGGGCTGAGCCAGGAAGAGGCCGTCAACCAGATCCTCATCACCCTCGGGGCCGGGAACGAGCCACTGGGCAACCTCATCGCCAACACACTCGTTCGCATGCTCAGCGACGACCGCTATTTCGGCACCCTGACCACCGGGAGCCTGCCCATCCAGCACGCCATCGATGACGCGCTGTGGCACGACGCACCGCTGGCCAACTACAGCGTGCACTTCCCCAAGAAGGACGTGACCTTCCACGGCGCTCGCATCCCCGCAGGCTCGCCCGTCATGGTGTCCTACGCCGCCGCCAACACCTGCCCCCACTCCGGCATGCCGGCGGACGGCTATCGCTCCGGGAACAAGGCGCACCTGGCCTTCGCGGCAGGACCCCATGAATGCCCCGCACGTGACGTCGCCACGCTGATCGCCACCGCCGCCATCGAGAGGCTCCTGACCTATCTGCCGGACATCGAACTGGATATTCCCGCCGAAAAGCTGACCTACCGGCCTGGTGCTGTCCATCGGACGCTCACCGCACTCCCGGCCCGATTCACCCCGCTGACCCCCGACGCCAACGGGGCCACCCCCTGGAGCCGGAGCCCATCCCACCCCGAGCGGGACGCGCTATTCTCCCCGACGTCAGGCAGCACCAAGGCGTAG
- a CDS encoding polyprenyl synthetase family protein, whose translation MIQTLRTGLPDLSSLRQEVGGALTGFLDAKERAAPGAELLYLTTALRGLLTGGKRLRSLLCLYGWQAAGATGDMTAAFRAAASLELFQVFALVHDDVMDDSDVRRGRPSAHRALATAYTDSGGPHSRAEAHGLGAAVLLGDLALVWSDELLRTADLSPGRLAQVLPLVAEMRSEVMYGQLLDLQTTGRLTGDVDAALHVIRYKTAKYTIERPLHIGAAVAGATPPVLDACTAFGIPLGEAFQLRDDLLGVFGDPAKTGKPILDDLREGKATVLMALAVQRASTAELTTLRELVGRSDLNEEHAAAVRTILNSTGARQTVEEMINARRAAALAALDNAPFPVSATAALRRLALDATARQT comes from the coding sequence GTGATACAAACCCTTCGCACGGGACTGCCCGACCTCTCCTCCCTACGACAGGAGGTGGGCGGGGCTCTGACCGGATTCCTGGATGCCAAGGAACGTGCTGCGCCAGGAGCCGAGCTGCTCTACCTGACCACCGCCCTGCGCGGACTCCTGACCGGCGGGAAACGCCTGCGGTCCCTGCTGTGCCTGTACGGATGGCAAGCCGCCGGAGCAACAGGCGACATGACCGCCGCCTTTCGCGCTGCCGCCAGCCTCGAACTCTTCCAGGTCTTCGCCCTGGTGCACGACGACGTGATGGATGACAGCGACGTCCGCCGCGGCCGGCCGTCCGCCCACCGTGCCCTGGCCACCGCGTATACCGACAGCGGCGGCCCGCACAGCAGGGCCGAGGCGCACGGTCTGGGCGCGGCCGTCCTCCTCGGAGACCTGGCCCTGGTGTGGTCCGACGAACTCCTGCGCACAGCGGACCTCAGTCCGGGACGGCTGGCGCAGGTGCTGCCCCTGGTGGCCGAAATGCGGAGCGAGGTCATGTACGGCCAACTCCTGGACCTGCAGACCACCGGCCGCCTTACCGGCGACGTGGATGCGGCACTGCACGTCATTCGCTACAAGACGGCCAAATACACCATAGAACGGCCCCTGCACATCGGGGCGGCCGTGGCCGGAGCGACCCCACCCGTACTCGACGCCTGCACCGCCTTCGGCATTCCGCTGGGAGAAGCCTTTCAGCTGCGGGACGACCTGCTCGGGGTCTTCGGTGATCCCGCCAAGACGGGCAAACCGATACTGGACGATCTGCGCGAGGGCAAGGCCACCGTCCTGATGGCGCTCGCTGTCCAGCGAGCCTCCACCGCCGAACTGACAACACTGCGCGAGCTCGTCGGCCGAAGCGACCTCAACGAGGAACATGCCGCCGCGGTCCGCACGATCCTGAACTCCACCGGCGCCCGGCAGACCGTGGAGGAAATGATCAACGCACGACGGGCGGCCGCCCTCGCCGCCCTGGACAACGCTCCCTTCCCGGTAAGTGCCACAGCCGCCCTGCGCCGGCTCGCCCTGGACGCAACGGCCAGGCAGACATAG
- a CDS encoding prenyltransferase/squalene oxidase repeat-containing protein, which translates to MSISTPTSTSYAERAAGLVARADQDRWGSVRPSLYETARVLSAAPWLPGEPRRIEYLLEQQALDGSWGEGPLPYRLLPTLSGVEAALAVLRRGTTTAEVTGRLTTAVDRGLDVLRSLPPVLPWPDTAAAEILVPSLVAKINEKLGSLTTGEDMPGSVGRPLPVPGGFDGSAPAYVARRYESAGSLPVKFHHTFEGIDEYIPPDLVPDVEGLLGSSPAATAARAARSPAATARAVADLTAVAQRYDGLFPEAAPFRVVERLWVAVALARAQLPAAALPTVRGWAGEIYDPEGVRGAPGLMTDADDTAMAVLVASLVGLPHDPAPLDLFHNGSHYDCYIGEDTGSVTANAHALQALVSHLRHRPTAYDTYGPRAAKLRDWLTGQQQPEGHWTDKWHASPYYATERSVTALAQYGGHHASKAVQRAAEWTTDTQRADGSWGVWGGTVEETAYAVKILLSAATPTPQPQHTRALDRAETYLRAASHPSHQHPALWHDKTLYAPTAVIEAEVLAARERLRTRRS; encoded by the coding sequence ATGAGCATCAGCACGCCCACCAGCACGTCTTACGCCGAACGAGCCGCCGGCCTGGTGGCCAGGGCCGACCAGGACAGATGGGGAAGCGTCCGCCCCTCCCTGTACGAGACGGCCCGTGTCCTCTCCGCAGCGCCGTGGCTGCCCGGGGAACCACGGCGGATCGAGTACCTGCTGGAACAGCAGGCGCTCGACGGCAGTTGGGGGGAGGGGCCGCTGCCCTACCGGCTCCTGCCGACGCTCAGCGGGGTGGAGGCAGCACTGGCGGTCCTGCGAAGGGGCACCACGACCGCGGAGGTCACCGGCCGGCTCACGACCGCGGTGGACAGAGGTCTCGACGTATTGCGGTCACTGCCACCGGTGTTGCCGTGGCCGGACACGGCTGCAGCAGAAATACTCGTTCCCAGTCTGGTAGCCAAGATCAACGAGAAGCTGGGCTCCCTGACCACCGGCGAGGACATGCCGGGTTCCGTCGGCCGCCCGCTGCCGGTTCCGGGCGGCTTCGACGGGTCGGCACCTGCCTACGTGGCCAGACGGTACGAGTCGGCGGGCAGCCTGCCCGTCAAGTTTCACCACACGTTCGAAGGCATAGACGAGTACATACCGCCGGATCTCGTCCCTGACGTCGAAGGCCTGCTGGGCAGTTCGCCGGCTGCCACCGCGGCACGGGCAGCACGGTCACCCGCTGCTACCGCTCGGGCCGTCGCCGACCTCACTGCGGTGGCGCAGCGCTACGACGGTCTCTTCCCCGAGGCCGCGCCTTTCCGCGTGGTCGAACGGCTGTGGGTCGCCGTCGCGCTGGCGCGCGCCCAGCTGCCCGCTGCCGCTCTTCCCACTGTCCGCGGGTGGGCCGGGGAGATCTACGATCCTGAAGGCGTGCGCGGTGCGCCCGGCCTCATGACCGATGCCGACGACACCGCCATGGCGGTACTGGTCGCCTCGCTCGTCGGCCTGCCGCACGACCCGGCACCGCTCGACCTGTTCCACAACGGCAGCCACTACGACTGCTACATCGGCGAGGACACCGGATCGGTCACCGCGAACGCCCACGCCCTGCAAGCCCTCGTGAGCCACCTGCGGCACCGCCCGACGGCATACGACACCTACGGCCCCCGCGCGGCGAAGCTGCGCGACTGGCTGACCGGCCAGCAGCAGCCCGAAGGGCACTGGACCGACAAATGGCATGCCTCCCCCTACTACGCCACCGAGCGGAGCGTCACCGCACTCGCGCAGTACGGCGGCCACCACGCCTCCAAAGCCGTCCAGAGGGCCGCCGAGTGGACAACCGACACCCAGCGCGCCGACGGCTCCTGGGGCGTGTGGGGCGGCACGGTCGAAGAGACCGCATACGCCGTCAAGATCCTGCTGAGCGCGGCCACACCCACACCGCAGCCGCAGCACACCCGGGCCCTGGACCGAGCCGAGACATACCTGCGCGCCGCCTCGCACCCCAGCCACCAGCACCCCGCCCTGTGGCATGACAAAACCCTGTACGCGCCCACGGCAGTGATCGAAGCGGAAGTGCTCGCTGCGAGGGAGAGGCTGCGCACCCGTCGTAGCTGA
- a CDS encoding cytochrome P450: MTADLRIAPIAPGRIPLIGHVSPLLRDRLAYVQRLRTYGPIVRLVIGPKKTITVINSFELLQEMLTRKSDHFNKGLLFDKLKIFGGDPLPVAEGKPHLKRRRLMQPALHREHVKGYIETMRATAEPSVSAWRDQEVLHVSNEMQLMAQGVVMAALFSSNPERGAAQTILDSVDTVFKAALMHAMVPVSALERLPTPGNRRARAANAVLHKTIADIIADHRASPDAYDDLISLLMTVQDGTGGILSDEEITAEITALLAAGSETTAVTLAWLFHEIARNPELERRLHEEVDTVLAGDELAAEHIPRLAFTRRLIDETLRLHNPAWILTRRTISPVQLGQFSLPVGTDVMWSPYAMHRDPDLYPDPLRFDPDRWLPERPQPPRGAFIPFGVGKRMCIGDQFSLMEAVVITALIASRWRLRPVPGATVRPVPEITVHPSSLDMIAEPRKHAVAESTV, encoded by the coding sequence ATGACTGCCGACCTACGTATTGCGCCGATCGCCCCCGGGCGGATACCGCTCATCGGGCACGTCTCGCCTCTGCTCAGGGACCGCCTGGCCTATGTCCAACGCCTGCGCACCTACGGGCCGATCGTGCGACTCGTCATCGGCCCGAAGAAGACGATCACCGTGATCAACTCGTTCGAGCTGCTCCAGGAGATGCTCACCCGCAAGTCCGACCACTTCAACAAGGGACTGCTCTTCGACAAACTCAAGATCTTCGGCGGAGACCCCCTGCCGGTCGCTGAAGGCAAACCGCACCTGAAGCGGCGCCGTCTGATGCAACCCGCCCTGCATCGTGAACACGTCAAGGGTTACATTGAGACCATGCGGGCCACGGCGGAACCCTCGGTCTCGGCCTGGCGCGATCAGGAAGTCCTCCACGTGTCCAACGAGATGCAGCTCATGGCCCAGGGGGTCGTCATGGCGGCGCTCTTCTCCTCGAATCCTGAGCGCGGGGCGGCGCAGACGATCCTCGACAGCGTCGACACGGTCTTCAAGGCGGCCCTCATGCACGCCATGGTGCCCGTCTCCGCACTGGAGCGACTGCCAACCCCCGGCAACCGCAGGGCCCGGGCCGCCAACGCCGTCCTGCACAAGACCATCGCGGACATCATCGCCGACCACCGGGCGAGCCCTGACGCGTACGACGACCTGATCTCGCTCCTCATGACCGTCCAGGACGGGACCGGCGGAATCCTGAGCGACGAGGAGATCACGGCGGAGATCACCGCCCTGCTCGCCGCCGGCTCCGAGACCACCGCGGTCACCCTCGCATGGCTGTTCCATGAGATCGCCCGCAACCCGGAGCTGGAGCGCAGGCTCCACGAAGAAGTGGACACCGTGCTCGCCGGAGACGAGCTCGCCGCCGAACACATACCCCGGCTCGCCTTCACCCGCAGGCTCATCGACGAGACCCTGCGCCTGCACAACCCCGCCTGGATCCTGACCCGACGGACCATCTCACCCGTGCAGCTCGGGCAGTTCAGCCTGCCTGTGGGGACAGACGTGATGTGGAGCCCGTACGCGATGCACAGAGATCCGGACCTGTACCCCGACCCGCTGCGTTTCGACCCCGACCGCTGGCTCCCCGAGCGTCCTCAGCCACCCAGGGGAGCTTTCATTCCATTCGGGGTCGGAAAGCGGATGTGCATCGGAGATCAGTTCTCCCTGATGGAAGCCGTCGTCATTACGGCGCTCATTGCGTCACGCTGGCGGCTGAGGCCGGTACCCGGCGCAACCGTCCGGCCGGTGCCGGAGATCACTGTGCATCCCTCGTCCCTCGACATGATCGCCGAGCCCAGAAAGCATGCGGTCGCGGAGAGCACGGTATGA
- a CDS encoding terpene synthase family protein: MPDLRDSFPGPFSTSPHAEAIEQHTADWLHGFPLVRSPSELKTLCNITAQGVARVLPAADRDGVFLCADLFLWLTAFDDTHGETEGARDTARLVRRISQCVHLLAGHDEPAGEAGVYTAALGDLLGRFRERATPTQYLRLTAHLRDNLFGILWEAHHLDRPDEVTLSDYCAMRPHTVFVRTVMATAEVMLGYELTEDQRASAAVRELEKAVADLAGWINDLASYAKEADRGGPTPLSLPALLIRHRECDLEGAFRLASRMCEDQASTARLRITELAADSKNALGDHAHAVEAVAASYVWHIGHARYGHH, from the coding sequence ATGCCAGACCTCCGAGACTCCTTTCCCGGTCCCTTCTCAACCAGCCCGCATGCCGAAGCCATCGAGCAGCACACCGCCGACTGGCTCCACGGCTTCCCCCTGGTCCGCTCACCGAGCGAGCTGAAGACCCTCTGCAACATCACGGCCCAGGGGGTGGCCCGCGTCCTCCCGGCGGCCGACCGGGACGGCGTCTTCCTCTGTGCCGACCTCTTCCTGTGGCTCACCGCGTTCGACGACACACACGGCGAGACCGAAGGAGCCCGTGACACCGCGCGACTGGTCCGCCGCATCAGTCAATGTGTCCACCTCCTCGCCGGCCATGACGAGCCGGCAGGCGAGGCCGGCGTCTACACCGCTGCGCTTGGGGACCTCCTTGGCCGGTTCCGGGAACGGGCCACGCCCACGCAGTACCTGCGGCTCACCGCGCACCTGCGTGACAACCTTTTCGGCATCCTCTGGGAGGCCCATCACCTCGACAGGCCCGACGAGGTCACCCTGAGCGACTATTGCGCGATGCGCCCGCACACCGTCTTCGTCCGGACCGTCATGGCGACCGCGGAAGTCATGCTCGGATACGAACTCACCGAGGATCAGCGAGCCTCGGCAGCAGTGCGGGAACTGGAGAAGGCCGTTGCCGACCTTGCCGGGTGGATCAACGACCTTGCCTCGTACGCGAAGGAGGCAGATCGCGGTGGCCCGACTCCTCTGAGCCTGCCGGCACTGCTGATCCGACACCGCGAGTGCGACCTCGAAGGGGCGTTCCGCCTGGCCTCCCGCATGTGTGAAGACCAAGCCTCCACCGCACGCCTTCGAATCACCGAACTCGCTGCCGACAGCAAGAACGCACTCGGGGATCACGCTCACGCCGTGGAAGCCGTAGCAGCCTCCTACGTGTGGCACATAGGGCACGCCCGCTACGGGCATCACTGA
- a CDS encoding phospholipase: MRSRLALPLVAVVLTLPAALLTAGQASAAPADKPQVLSSWTQTSATSYNAWVAARANQGAWSAYAFDWSTDYCSSSPDNPFGFPFQTACARHDFGYRNYKQAGTFSANKSRLDSALYEDLKRVCNNYSGATKASCDATAWTYYHAVDIFGFSSAVDGTKSVA; this comes from the coding sequence ATGCGCAGTCGTCTGGCACTTCCGCTCGTCGCAGTCGTACTCACCCTCCCCGCAGCTCTATTGACGGCAGGTCAGGCCAGCGCGGCCCCCGCCGACAAGCCCCAGGTCCTCAGTAGCTGGACCCAGACCAGCGCGACCAGTTACAACGCCTGGGTCGCCGCACGGGCCAACCAGGGCGCCTGGTCCGCCTACGCCTTCGACTGGTCCACGGACTACTGCTCCAGCTCGCCCGACAACCCCTTCGGCTTCCCCTTCCAGACAGCCTGTGCCCGCCACGACTTCGGCTACCGCAACTACAAGCAGGCGGGCACCTTCAGCGCGAACAAGTCACGGCTGGACTCCGCCCTGTACGAAGACCTGAAGCGCGTGTGCAACAACTACTCCGGTGCCACGAAGGCATCCTGCGACGCGACGGCCTGGACGTACTACCACGCGGTGGACATCTTCGGCTTCTCGTCGGCGGTGGACGGCACCAAGTCCGTCGCCTGA
- a CDS encoding LysR family transcriptional regulator, with amino-acid sequence MSHKHPNGTVDVTQPGTTPVADLNLLRTFLAVHRSGSFTAAAGLLGLSQPTVTTQIRALERQMGRELFERLPRGVAPTSVAHDLAVRVAAPLDALAAATGHDTAPDERAAPVHLAGPAELLCTRVLPSLAPLTATGVRLRVTPGLTDPLLDELRAGRHDLVIATFRPRGRALTSVPLMDEEFVLVAAPSWADRVKERLAVEGPSVLHTVPLISYAEDLPIARRYWRHVFGTRLSCPAAVTVPDLRGVLAMVAAGAGFTVLPRYLCQDGLASGALVSLHEPDDPPINTGYLVQRPGRPDNPDVTRVRDALIEAGRAW; translated from the coding sequence GTGAGCCATAAGCATCCCAATGGAACCGTCGACGTGACGCAACCGGGTACGACGCCCGTGGCGGACCTGAATCTGCTGCGCACCTTCCTGGCGGTCCACCGCTCCGGCTCGTTCACCGCCGCCGCCGGGCTGCTGGGACTCTCGCAGCCCACGGTGACCACCCAGATCCGCGCCCTGGAGCGGCAGATGGGCCGCGAACTCTTCGAGCGCCTCCCGCGCGGCGTCGCCCCGACGAGCGTGGCCCACGACCTCGCGGTCCGCGTCGCCGCGCCGCTCGACGCGCTCGCCGCCGCGACCGGGCACGACACCGCACCCGACGAGCGGGCCGCCCCCGTCCATCTGGCGGGCCCCGCCGAGCTGCTCTGCACCCGCGTTCTGCCGTCCCTCGCCCCGCTGACCGCCACCGGCGTACGGCTGCGGGTGACCCCGGGCCTGACCGACCCGCTCCTCGACGAACTGCGCGCCGGACGCCACGACCTGGTCATCGCCACCTTCCGGCCTCGCGGGCGGGCCCTCACCTCCGTACCGCTGATGGACGAGGAGTTCGTCCTGGTCGCTGCCCCCTCCTGGGCCGACCGCGTCAAGGAGCGGCTGGCCGTGGAAGGGCCGTCCGTACTGCACACCGTCCCCCTGATCAGCTACGCGGAAGACCTGCCCATCGCCCGCCGCTACTGGCGCCACGTCTTCGGCACCCGGCTGTCCTGCCCCGCCGCCGTCACCGTCCCCGACCTGCGCGGCGTCCTCGCCATGGTCGCCGCCGGGGCCGGCTTCACCGTCCTGCCGCGCTACCTCTGCCAGGACGGACTGGCCTCCGGCGCCCTCGTGTCCCTGCACGAACCGGACGACCCGCCCATCAACACCGGCTACCTCGTCCAACGCCCCGGCCGCCCCGACAACCCCGACGTCACCCGGGTCCGGGATGCGCTGATCGAGGCGGGACGCGCCTGGTAA